One Eurosta solidaginis isolate ZX-2024a chromosome 5, ASM4086904v1, whole genome shotgun sequence DNA segment encodes these proteins:
- the LOC137252459 gene encoding uncharacterized protein, translated as MDENSKYEEDVETLCKCVNLRKVIPFDVKYWRCSAGSGQGENYMSVVKRIEVSNRAFDSERESPVLEDSQYFSFIVKRQILSPSRRLLFRCDEAFCNEINAYTYVIPVLEKYFINGDTVFPQCYYAGTDKKGELIALEDLKRRGYSMPNRLVPFDLYHCEIVMKELAKLHATSIAAKHLNNNDFRAHYRKVNEIVYCAEAESFYGNLLSASIEESLKSLRESNIDGSLSYSICMIEQLKAELYAKIMHSINNANDCVSVMCHGDLYVNNIMFKSINENDSATTPEAPKEVKFFDLQAMRYTSFIFDILHFMYTSTKRELRDAHTNRLLETYRDALYKRVEQLLDSHEHIAAIRRTFSLDNIMKEFSAHALYGLAVSMWVLPAVTFDPNNIPNLDVISEAVPNANEIKVTQKLTAEYHSRIKDLALEFDENGYFGTLLEK; from the exons atggacgaaaactCTAAATATGAAGAAGATGTCGAAACTTTATGTAAATGTGTTAATTTAAGAAAAGTGATACCGTTCGATGTTAAATATTGGCGTTGTTCGGCGGGTAGTGGTCAAGGCGAAAATTATATGTCTGTGGTGAAACGGATAGAAGTAAGCAACCGCGCGTTCGACAGCGAAAGAGAGAGTCCGGTCCTCGAAG ATTCACAGTATTTTAGTTTTATAGTTAAAAGACAAATTTTAAGTCCATCACGACGCCTTCTTTTTCGCTGTGATGAAGCATTTTGCAACGAAATAAATGCTTATACCTATGTGATACCAGTTTTGGAGAAATATTTTATCAACGGGGACACCGTATTTCCGCAATGCTATTATGCTGGAACAGACAAGAAAGGCGAACTGATAGCGTTAGAAGATTTGAAGCGACGCGGATATAGCATGCCCAATCGTTTAGTGCCATTCGATCTTTATCACTGCGAAATAGTGATGAAG GAGCTCGCCAAATTGCATGCCACATCCATAGCAGCAAAGCACCTGAACAATAATGATTTTCGTGCACATTATCGGAAAGTAAATGAGATTGTTTACTGTGCAGAAGCGGAAAGCTTTTATGGAAATTTACTTAGCGCTTCAATAGAAGAATCACTGAAAAGTTTACGCGAATCCAATATCGATGGCAGTCTCTCATATTCAATTTGTATGATCGAGCAATTGAAAGCTGAATTGTATGCGAAAATTATGCATAGCATAAATAATGCAAACGATTGTGTTAGTGTTATGTGTCATGGAGATTTGTATGTTAATAATATTATGTTTAAATCAATTAATGAAAATGATAGCGCTACAACGCCTGAAGCACCAAAAGAAGTGAAGTTTTTTGATTTACAG GCAATGCGTTACACTTCCTTCATATTTGATATATTGCATTTTATGtatacgagcacaaaacgtgaaCTACGCGATGCACATACAAATCGATTATTGGAGACATACCGTGATGCACTATACAAGAGAGTTGAACAACTTTTAGATTCGCATGAACATATAGCAGCAATACGGCGTACATTTTCATTAGATAACATTATGAAAGAGTTTTCTGCGCATGCTTTATATGGTTTGGCTGTGTCGATGTGGGTATTACCTGCAGTAACATTCGATCCAAATAATATACCTAATTTAGATGTGATTAGTGAGGCGGTGCCCAATGCTAATGAAATTAAAGTCACACAAAAGTTAACTGCAGAATATCATT